A window of the Eulemur rufifrons isolate Redbay chromosome 6, OSU_ERuf_1, whole genome shotgun sequence genome harbors these coding sequences:
- the LOC138384122 gene encoding olfactory receptor 51B6: MGLNTTAPHFLLTGFPGLEKAHHWISIPLLVAYISILSGNGTLLFLIRGDHNLHEPMYYFLAMLASTDLGVTVITMPTVLGVLWLNHREIGRGACFSQAYFIHTLSIVESGVLLAMAYDRFIAIRNPLRYTSILTGTRVIKIGIGVLTRAGLSIMPIIIRLHWFPYCRSHVLSHAFCLHQDVIKLACADITFNRLYPVVVVFAMVLLDFLIIFFSYILILKTVMGIASGEEKAKALNTCVSHICCILVFYVTVVGLTFIHRFGKHAPHVVHITMSYVYFLFPPFMNPVIYSIKTKQIQNGMLRLLSPPCSKA; the protein is encoded by the coding sequence ATGGGGCTCAACACTACTGCTCCCCACTTCCTGCTTACTGGCTTCCCAGGCCTGGAGAAGGCACATCATTGGATCTCCATCCCATTATTGGTGGCCTATATCTCCATACTTTCTGGCAATGGtactcttctctttctcatcaGGGGTGACCATAACCTCCATGAGCCCATGTACTATTTCTTAGCTATGTTGGCCTCTACAGACCTTGGAGTAACAGTGATTACGATGCCCACTGTGCTGGGTGTTCTGTGGTTAAATCACAGGGAGATTGGCCGTGGGGCCTGCTTTTCTCAGGCTTATTTTATCCATACTCTTTCTATTGTGGAGTCAGGTGTCTTGCTTGCCATGGCCTATGACCGTTTTATTGCCATCCGCAACCCCTTAAGATATACCTCCATCCTTACCGGCACCCGGGTAATAAAGATTGGGATAGGGGTATTGACAAGGGCTGGTCTGTCAATCATGCCAATAATCATTCGCCTGCACTGGTTTCCCTACTGTCGATCCCATGTGCTCTCCCATGCTTTCTGTCTCCATCAAGATGTCATCAAGCTAGCCTGCGCTGACATCACCTTCAATCGTCTCTATCCAGTTGTGGTTGTATTTGCAATGGTACTGTTGGACTTTctcataatctttttttcctatattttgatACTCAAGACTGTCATGGGCATTGCTTCTGGAGAAGAAAAGGCCAAGGCCCTCAACACATGTGTCTCCCATATCTGCTGCATCCTGGTCTTCTATGTCACTGTAGTTGGTCTGACATTTATTCATAGGTTTGGAAAGCATGCCCCTCATGTGGTCCATATCACAATGAGCTATGTCTACTTCCTTTTCCCCCCTTTTATGAACCCTGTCATCTACAGCATTAAAACCAAGCAGATCCAGAATGGGATGCTGCGTTTGCTCTCTCCGCCTTGCTCTAAAGCGTAA